Genomic DNA from Gilliamella sp. ESL0441:
AAAGCTATTTTTTTAATTTTAAGATATTACGCAACCCTTTAACCTTTTTGCATCCCAATAAAAAACGTATTAAAGAATACGATTGGGCAGATTTACACGGGGTGGTCGTGCATAACTATTCCCGATATTCCCTCAATTCCACTATCTTAATGGTATGCAAACCCAATACCAATAAAACCATCGACCATATTATGTTAGATCCGCTACGCAATGGCATTGGTAGTTATCAGGTCTGGGGTTGGGTTAATAACTTTATGTGTGCGAACGATTTAATCAGCTTGAACGATGGCAAATACAAATGGGAACAAGAAACTCAATTCAAAAAAGAGATTATAGAAGGTCAAGGTTGGCCAGACTGGATGGTCGAAGCATTTAATGCCACCACGCATGAGGAGCTGGCAGACATTAAACAAAAGTATAATGTTAAAGCGTCATAATAAACTTGGATATAACGCTATACAATAAGTAATAAGGAGTAAAAGCATGCCATCAAAATATAACCCCCAAATCCTTGGATGGATAGGTGATTTAGAAAAAGGTCCCACATATTTAATGGGTGCTGATGAGCGACTACTTTATGCCAATGATAATTTTTGTGCTTTCATTCGTAAAAAAAAATCAACCCAAATTTTTCATTCATTGATGTATATTCTTGTTATTTTATCCTTTCCTGTTGCAATGTATATGTCTTTACAATTAATTCTGTTATGGGATGAAGACGATGAAATTTATTTTTTGACGTTACCAATATTTATAGAGGTCATTTCAGTAGTTGCTATGTATCTTATAATTCCTGAACTTTATCATAATTTATTTACTCGCCGAGGTGCCCCAATCATTTTTAACCGTAAAACAGGTAAAGTTTATGTCAACGAAAGCTATTTTTATAATTTTAAATTTCTAAAAAATCCGCTTACCTATTTACACCCGAGTAAAAAACGTATTAAAGAGTATGATTGGGCTTATTTACAAGGGGTAGTGGTGCATAACTTTTCCCGATATTCACGCAATAGCACCATCTTAATGGTATGTAAACCTCATACCCATAAGACAATCGACCATATACTATTAGACCCATTACGCGCTGGTGTAGGCAGTTATCTGGTTTGGGGTTGGGTCAATAACTTTATGTGTTTTGATGAGTTAATCGACTTAAACGAAGGCAAATATAAGACTGATGAAGAGCTTCAATTTAAAAAAGAGATTATAGAAGGTCAAGGTTGGCCAGACTGGATGGTCGAAGCATTTAATGCCACCACGCATGAGGAGCTAGCCGACATCAAACAAAAATATACTATATAACGAAAGAAAAAATAGAGATAAAAATGTTTA
This window encodes:
- a CDS encoding DUF6708 domain-containing protein codes for the protein MPSKYQPQILGWIGDLDKGGNYLTGADQRLLYTNDNYCAFIRKTKSNQIFYSFILFLGLFSGVAALFFGIKLTVLLLSTKHKDDLHILVLLIIGLTTCGFAIYILIPELFQNIFTRRGSPIIFNRKTGKVYVNESYFFNFKILRNPLTFLHPNKKRIKEYDWADLHGVVVHNYSRYSLNSTILMVCKPNTNKTIDHIMLDPLRNGIGSYQVWGWVNNFMCANDLISLNDGKYKWEQETQFKKEIIEGQGWPDWMVEAFNATTHEELADIKQKYNVKAS
- a CDS encoding DUF6708 domain-containing protein, whose amino-acid sequence is MPSKYNPQILGWIGDLEKGPTYLMGADERLLYANDNFCAFIRKKKSTQIFHSLMYILVILSFPVAMYMSLQLILLWDEDDEIYFLTLPIFIEVISVVAMYLIIPELYHNLFTRRGAPIIFNRKTGKVYVNESYFYNFKFLKNPLTYLHPSKKRIKEYDWAYLQGVVVHNFSRYSRNSTILMVCKPHTHKTIDHILLDPLRAGVGSYLVWGWVNNFMCFDELIDLNEGKYKTDEELQFKKEIIEGQGWPDWMVEAFNATTHEELADIKQKYTI